The Chaetodon trifascialis isolate fChaTrf1 chromosome 17, fChaTrf1.hap1, whole genome shotgun sequence genome has a segment encoding these proteins:
- the airim gene encoding AFG2-interacting ribosome maturation factor: MSKPAVVSLHQALRKSFQSLENNQKVWNSVVAECSPLMVSLGNLAEQSRALSNVQLCSTPLRDFPDLEERLRFKLLQATDTVLIKLNEKMSSLQSVRDSMNNQVSAVFQLYEQNTDSLDLLTVTERSATTPSLSDMLEWLQDAERHYRQQFLRRTTLLQTLRTDDLSLLESAPKRWKSLESPGADDCITDTLCKVSFFMESQ, translated from the exons ATGTCCAAACCTGCAGTAGTTTCTCTCCATCAGGCACTGAGGAAAAGCTTCCAGAGTCTTGAAAACAACCAGAAAGTATGGAATAGCGTGGTGGCCGAGTGCAGTCCACTGATGGTGTCTCTCGGGAATCTGGCGGAGCAGTCGAGAGCGCTTTCCAACGTCCAGCTGTGCAGCACACCGCTCAGAGACTTTCCAGACCTGGAGGAACGGCTGCGCTTCAAGCTCTTACAAGCCACGGATACAGTGCTGATCAAACTCAACGAGAAGAT GTCCTCTCTACAGTCTGTCAGAGACTCCATGAATAACCAGGTCTCTGCAGTCTTCCAGCTCTATGAGCAGAACACAGACAGTCTGGATCTGCTCACAGTGACCGAGCGCTCGGCCACCACCCCGTCACTCTCGGACATGCTGGAGTGGCTGCAGGATGCTGAGCGTCACTACCGCCAGCA ATTTCTGAGGAGGACGACTCTGCTGCAGACACTGAGAACAGACGATCTCTCCCTTTTAGAGTCTGCTCCCAAAAGATGGAAATCATTGGAGTCTCCCGGTGCAGACGACTGCATCACAG aTACGCTTTGCAAAGTGTCCTTCTTTATGGAGTCCCAGTGA
- the cdca8 gene encoding borealin, which translates to MAPRKRTTKQRKNNPKTAKLEAFLEDFDSEVNTRLVQLKEKLNQLLKDVDNSYNMALIKLPKAVRQTTWMEHCKLEKPASPEVDNSKREEEAAIVNSVVAEDHTVLLKSVKKTSKKKGGAKSSSDDENTPGVTRKGKATRKPPTTSKRAKMLSVSKQNSSIRRSTRKPLVTPARSMLDSSLMIGATPLVTPRFDPRLPKTPAVRVPRHKERVYSISVNGSPIAAGNEDIVINVPVGNGESIQLLASQMDSVDLSLLDETALKSIRLLQNRLTTLCGTSE; encoded by the exons ATGGCCCCCAGGAAGAGGACCACCAAACAACGGAAAAATAACCCCAAGACGGCCAAGCTGGAGGCTTTCCTGGAGGATTTCGACAGCGAAG tgaatACCAGACTTGTGCAGCTGAAAGAGAAGCTCAACCAGCTGCTGAAAGATGTTGACAACAGCTACAACATGGCGCTAATTAAGCTCCCCAAGGCTGTGAGGCAAACAACCTGGATGGAGCATTGCA AGCTCGAGAAACCAGCGTCTCCAGAAGTGGATAATTCAAAG agagaagaggaagctgcTATTGTTAACAGCGTTGTGGCTGAGGACCACACAGTGCTTCTGAAGTCAGTCAAGAAAA CCTCAAAGAAGAAAGGTGGAGCCAAATCCAGTTCAGATGATGAAAACACCCCGGGCGTGACTAGAAAG GGAAAAGCAACAAGAAAACCTCCAACGACATCAAAAAGGGCAAAGATGCTGTCAGTCAGCAAGCAGAACAGCTCCATCAGACG GTCGACCAGGAAGCCGCTGGTCACTCCTGCCAGGAGTATGCTGGATTCTTCCTTGATGATAGGCGCCACCCCCCTTGTCACCCCGCGCTTCGACCCAAG GCTTCCTAAGACCCCCGCTGTGAGAGTTCCCCGCCACAAAGAGAGGGTCTACAGCATTTCAGTCAACGGCTCTCCCATTGCAGCAGGGAATGAGGACATTGTCATCAACGTTCCCGTCGGCAACGGAGAG AGCATTCAGCTATTGGCCAGTCAGATGGACTCAGTGGACCTGTCACTCCTGGACGAAACCGCTCTGAAGAGCATTCGGCTGCTGCAG AATCGCCTCACAACCCTCTGTGGGACATCAGAGTGA